The Klebsiella sp. RHBSTW-00484 genome includes a window with the following:
- the ansP gene encoding L-asparagine permease, which yields MNTKHTTVAEQHAAKRHWLNSQESGYHKAMGNRQVQMIAIGGAIGTGLFLGAGARLQMAGPALALVYLVCGLFSFFILRALGELVLHRPSSGSFVSYAREFLGEKAAYVAGWMYFINWAMTGIVDITAVALYMHYWGAFSDVPQWVFALGALAIVGTMNMIGVKWFAEMEFWFALIKVLAIVAFLVVGTIFLGSGKPLDGNATGFHLITDNGGLFPHGLLPALVLVQGVVFAFASIELVGTAAGECKDPQTMVPRAINSVIWRIGLFYVGSVLLLVLLLPWNAYQAGQSPFVTFFSKLGVPYIGSVMNIVVLTAALSSLNSGLYCTGRILRSMSMGGSAPQFMSKMSRHHVPYAGILATLAVYVVGVFLNYLVPSQVFEIVLNVASLGIIASWGFIVVCQMRLRKAIKEGKAADVSFKMPGAPFTSWLTLLFLLSVLVLMAFDYPNGTYTIGSIPLIAVLLVAGWFGVRKRVQAIHSTAPGIEKQQ from the coding sequence ATGAATACGAAACACACTACTGTGGCGGAGCAGCATGCTGCAAAACGCCACTGGCTGAACTCGCAAGAGTCCGGTTATCACAAGGCAATGGGCAACCGTCAAGTGCAGATGATCGCCATCGGCGGTGCCATCGGTACCGGTTTATTCCTCGGCGCAGGCGCGCGCTTACAGATGGCAGGTCCCGCGCTGGCGCTGGTTTATCTGGTCTGCGGCCTGTTCTCGTTCTTTATTTTACGCGCGCTGGGCGAACTGGTGCTTCACCGCCCTTCCAGCGGCAGCTTCGTCTCCTACGCCCGTGAGTTCCTTGGCGAAAAAGCCGCTTACGTTGCGGGCTGGATGTACTTTATCAACTGGGCGATGACCGGCATTGTCGATATCACCGCCGTTGCGCTGTATATGCACTATTGGGGCGCATTTAGCGATGTTCCGCAGTGGGTTTTCGCCCTTGGCGCGCTGGCGATTGTCGGCACCATGAACATGATTGGGGTGAAATGGTTCGCCGAGATGGAGTTCTGGTTCGCGTTGATAAAAGTGCTGGCGATCGTGGCGTTTCTGGTGGTTGGGACTATTTTCCTCGGCAGCGGCAAGCCGCTGGACGGCAACGCCACCGGCTTCCATCTGATTACCGATAACGGCGGCCTGTTCCCACACGGCCTGCTGCCCGCACTGGTGCTGGTGCAGGGCGTGGTTTTCGCCTTCGCCTCTATCGAACTGGTCGGTACCGCTGCTGGCGAGTGTAAAGACCCGCAGACCATGGTGCCACGTGCGATTAACAGCGTTATCTGGCGTATCGGCCTGTTCTACGTGGGTTCGGTGCTGTTGCTGGTTTTGCTGCTGCCGTGGAATGCTTATCAGGCCGGGCAAAGTCCGTTCGTCACCTTTTTCTCGAAGCTGGGCGTGCCGTATATCGGCAGCGTGATGAATATCGTAGTGTTAACCGCTGCGCTCTCCAGCCTGAACTCCGGCCTCTACTGCACCGGGCGCATTCTGCGCTCCATGTCGATGGGCGGTTCCGCACCGCAGTTTATGTCGAAAATGAGCCGCCATCATGTGCCTTACGCCGGGATTCTGGCGACGCTGGCGGTCTACGTGGTTGGGGTATTCCTCAACTATCTGGTGCCTTCGCAGGTATTCGAGATTGTCCTTAACGTCGCTTCGCTGGGGATAATCGCTTCGTGGGGCTTTATCGTGGTGTGTCAGATGCGCCTGCGTAAAGCGATTAAGGAAGGCAAAGCGGCGGACGTCAGCTTCAAAATGCCGGGCGCGCCCTTCACTTCCTGGCTGACCCTGCTGTTCTTGCTTAGCGTGCTGGTATTGATGGCTTTCGACTATCCGAACGGTACTTATACTATCGGTTCGATTCCGCTGATTGCCGTGCTGCTGGTAGCCGGTTGGTTTGGCGTGCGTAAACGCGTGCAGGCAATTCATAGCACCGCGCCGGGGATTGAAAAACAGCAATAA
- a CDS encoding YgdI/YgdR family lipoprotein, which translates to MKKSLMVVCAGAMLAFLAGCSSNYVMTTKSGQTIVTQGKPKLDKDTGMTSYTDESGNQRQINSSDVAQLVEDN; encoded by the coding sequence ATGAAAAAATCATTAATGGTTGTGTGCGCTGGCGCGATGCTGGCTTTTCTGGCGGGCTGTAGCTCAAACTACGTGATGACAACAAAAAGCGGGCAGACGATTGTGACTCAGGGCAAGCCGAAGCTGGATAAAGATACCGGCATGACCAGCTATACCGATGAGTCCGGCAACCAGCGCCAGATCAACAGCAGCGATGTTGCTCAGTTGGTTGAAGATAATTAA
- the yncE gene encoding 7-bladed beta-propeller protein YncE, whose translation MSLRHLSAPRLRRSLLLTSLLLAGSFSAHAAEEMLRKAVGKGAYEMAFSQQENALWVATSQSRSLDKGGIVYRLDPTTLEVTQVIHNDLKPFGATINNATQTLWFGNTTDSTVTAIDAKTGKVKGRLVLDSRERSETVRPLAPRELAVNEKTNTVYITGLGKESVIWVVDGDKLTLKDTIANTGAMATGLAVDAEANRIYTTNADGELVTIDSTSNKILSRKKLQDDGKEHFYLNLSLDTAGHRAFITDGKQPEVLVVDIRDGKVLEKIAAPESLAVLFNPTRNEAYVTHRKAGEVSVIDGKSYKVVKTFKTPTHPNSLTLSADGKTLYVSVKQESTRQKEATQPDDVIRIAL comes from the coding sequence ATGTCATTACGTCATCTGTCCGCGCCGCGTCTGCGCCGTTCACTGTTATTAACTTCATTGCTGCTGGCGGGGAGCTTCAGCGCTCACGCGGCGGAAGAAATGCTGCGCAAGGCCGTCGGCAAGGGCGCATACGAAATGGCTTTTAGCCAGCAAGAAAATGCGCTGTGGGTGGCCACGTCTCAGAGTCGTTCGCTGGATAAAGGCGGTATCGTTTATCGTCTTGACCCGACGACCCTTGAGGTGACTCAGGTTATTCATAACGACCTGAAACCGTTCGGCGCGACCATCAACAACGCCACCCAAACTCTGTGGTTTGGCAACACCACCGACAGCACCGTGACGGCGATTGATGCCAAAACCGGGAAGGTGAAAGGGCGTCTGGTACTTGACTCCCGCGAACGTAGCGAAACCGTACGCCCGCTGGCCCCGCGTGAACTGGCGGTCAACGAGAAAACCAATACTGTCTACATCACGGGTCTCGGTAAAGAGAGCGTGATTTGGGTGGTTGATGGCGACAAGCTGACGCTGAAAGATACCATTGCTAACACCGGCGCGATGGCGACGGGGCTGGCAGTGGACGCCGAGGCCAACCGTATCTACACCACCAACGCTGATGGTGAGCTGGTGACTATCGACAGCACCAGCAACAAGATCCTGTCGCGCAAAAAGCTGCAGGATGACGGCAAAGAGCACTTCTACCTGAACCTGAGCCTCGATACTGCCGGTCACCGCGCCTTTATTACCGACGGCAAACAGCCGGAAGTGCTGGTGGTTGATATTCGCGATGGCAAAGTGCTGGAGAAAATCGCCGCGCCGGAGTCTCTGGCCGTGCTGTTTAACCCGACCCGCAATGAAGCCTACGTGACGCATCGTAAAGCCGGTGAAGTGAGCGTGATTGATGGTAAGAGCTATAAAGTGGTCAAGACTTTCAAAACCCCGACTCACCCGAACAGCCTGACGCTCTCCGCCGATGGTAAAACGCTGTACGTCAGCGTGAAACAGGAATCAACTCGTCAGAAAGAAGCTACGCAGCCGGATGACGTTATCCGCATCGCGCTGTAA
- a CDS encoding DUF406 domain-containing protein, with amino-acid sequence MKDVVDKCSTKGCAIDVGSIIDNEDCVWQVAKTFPSREEAESTLAAVRERAVAAAPASEPPQVDYTIVAAGDEVKLDVSIAFSCQAEKIIFELSLRNII; translated from the coding sequence ATGAAAGATGTTGTAGATAAATGCAGTACTAAAGGTTGCGCCATCGATGTTGGGTCGATTATTGATAATGAGGATTGCGTCTGGCAGGTTGCGAAAACTTTCCCATCACGCGAGGAGGCGGAATCTACACTGGCAGCCGTTCGCGAACGTGCTGTAGCCGCAGCGCCCGCCAGCGAGCCGCCGCAGGTTGACTATACCATTGTGGCCGCAGGTGATGAGGTGAAGCTTGATGTTTCTATCGCTTTCTCCTGCCAGGCGGAAAAGATTATTTTTGAATTGTCCCTAAGAAACATTATTTAA
- the rihA gene encoding pyrimidine-specific ribonucleoside hydrolase RihA, with product MALPVIIDCDPGHDDAIALVLALASPELDVKAVTSSAGNQTPDKTLRNVLRMLTLLKRQDIPVAGGALKPLMRELIIADNVHGESGLDGPALPEPDFAAQSCTAVELMAKTLRESAEPVTIVATGPQTNVALLLNSHPELHSKIARIVIMGGAMVLGNWQPAVEFNIYVDPEAAEIVFQSVIPVVMAGLDVTHKAQIHAEDIERFRRIGNPISTIVAELLDFFIEYHKDEKWGFVGAPLHDPCTIAWLLKPEMFTTIERWVGVETQGKYTQGMTVVDFYNLTGKEPNATVMLDVDRQAFVDLLAERLAFYA from the coding sequence ATGGCACTGCCAGTAATTATCGATTGCGATCCGGGTCATGATGACGCGATTGCTCTCGTTCTTGCCCTCGCCTCACCCGAACTCGATGTTAAAGCCGTGACGTCCTCCGCGGGAAACCAGACCCCGGACAAAACCCTGCGTAACGTACTGCGGATGCTCACCCTGCTGAAACGCCAGGATATCCCGGTGGCCGGTGGCGCGCTCAAGCCGCTGATGCGCGAGCTGATTATCGCTGACAACGTACACGGCGAAAGCGGGCTGGATGGTCCGGCGCTGCCGGAACCCGATTTTGCCGCGCAAAGCTGCACCGCCGTTGAGCTAATGGCTAAAACGCTGCGTGAAAGCGCCGAGCCGGTGACAATCGTGGCAACCGGGCCGCAAACCAACGTCGCGCTGTTGCTCAACAGCCATCCTGAACTGCATAGCAAAATCGCCCGCATTGTCATTATGGGCGGCGCGATGGTGTTGGGTAACTGGCAACCGGCGGTCGAGTTTAATATCTACGTCGACCCGGAAGCGGCGGAGATCGTTTTTCAGTCCGTTATCCCGGTGGTGATGGCCGGTCTGGACGTCACCCATAAAGCGCAAATTCACGCCGAAGATATCGAACGCTTCCGCCGTATTGGCAACCCGATTTCGACGATTGTCGCCGAACTGCTCGATTTCTTCATTGAATATCATAAGGATGAAAAATGGGGCTTCGTCGGCGCGCCGCTGCACGATCCTTGCACCATTGCCTGGCTGCTGAAACCGGAGATGTTCACCACCATTGAACGCTGGGTCGGCGTGGAAACCCAGGGGAAATACACTCAAGGAATGACGGTGGTTGATTTCTACAACCTGACCGGGAAAGAACCGAACGCCACGGTGATGCTCGACGTCGACCGTCAGGCGTTTGTTGACCTGCTGGCCGAGCGGCTGGCGTTTTACGCGTAA
- a CDS encoding NADP-dependent oxidoreductase — protein sequence MAFNPQRHRRWLLASRPHGEPTGENFRLEEGDVASPGPGQLLLRTVYLSLDPYMRGRMSDAPSYSPPVAIGAAMVGGTVSRVVTSNHADFQPGDWVLSYGGWQDYELSDGSGLVKLGDNPEHPSWALGILGMPGFTAYMGLLDIGQPKAGETLVVAAATGPVGATVGQIAKLKGCRTVGIAGGSEKCRYAVETLGFDVCIDHRAPDFAVKLLEACPQGIDIYYENVGGKVFDEVLPLLNTSARVPVCGLVSGYNATALPDGPDRLPLLMATILKKRIRMQGFIIGQDYGHRIAEFQQEMGRWVQEGKIKYREQVVDGLEHAPQALIGLLKGENFGKVVVRVSPDE from the coding sequence ATGGCTTTTAATCCACAACGTCATCGCCGCTGGCTACTGGCGTCTCGTCCACATGGCGAGCCGACCGGGGAAAACTTCCGCCTGGAAGAGGGCGACGTCGCGTCTCCGGGGCCGGGGCAATTACTGCTGCGCACCGTCTATTTATCATTAGATCCCTATATGCGCGGGCGCATGAGCGATGCCCCGTCCTATTCGCCGCCGGTGGCCATTGGCGCGGCGATGGTGGGCGGTACCGTGAGTCGCGTCGTGACATCGAATCATGCCGATTTCCAGCCCGGCGACTGGGTGCTCAGCTACGGCGGCTGGCAGGATTATGAACTGTCAGACGGTAGCGGGCTGGTGAAGTTAGGCGATAATCCTGAGCATCCCTCCTGGGCGCTGGGGATTCTGGGGATGCCGGGCTTTACCGCCTATATGGGCCTGCTGGATATTGGTCAGCCGAAAGCGGGCGAAACGCTGGTGGTCGCCGCCGCAACCGGGCCCGTTGGCGCAACGGTCGGGCAAATCGCGAAGCTAAAAGGTTGCCGTACGGTGGGGATAGCTGGCGGTAGCGAGAAATGCCGCTATGCGGTCGAAACCTTAGGGTTCGACGTGTGTATCGACCACCGCGCGCCTGATTTTGCCGTCAAGCTGCTCGAAGCCTGCCCGCAAGGGATCGACATCTATTATGAGAACGTCGGCGGCAAAGTGTTCGATGAAGTTCTGCCGCTGTTAAACACCTCGGCCCGCGTCCCGGTTTGCGGCCTGGTCAGCGGCTACAACGCCACCGCGTTGCCGGATGGGCCGGATCGTTTACCGTTGCTGATGGCGACGATCCTCAAAAAACGTATTCGGATGCAGGGCTTTATTATCGGCCAGGATTACGGCCATCGCATTGCGGAGTTTCAGCAGGAGATGGGGCGCTGGGTGCAGGAAGGCAAAATCAAATACCGTGAGCAGGTCGTCGACGGTCTTGAGCACGCGCCGCAGGCGCTAATCGGTCTGCTGAAGGGCGAGAACTTCGGTAAAGTGGTGGTTCGCGTCTCTCCAGATGAATGA
- a CDS encoding helix-turn-helix domain-containing protein, whose product MNTLEDNLNQRISARIRIERESRGWSLSELAERAGASRAMIHKIERGESSPTASMLGRLSGAFGISMSTLIARAEMQEGKLLRLANQPVWRDPQSHYLRRHVSPRSDLPIDLVQIELPAGSDVPMPAASYALARQLIWLQQGELVFVEGNTRHEMQAGDCLELGPPNDCRFINESAQACVYLVIRLNQSAS is encoded by the coding sequence ATGAATACTTTAGAAGACAACCTTAATCAGCGCATCAGCGCGCGCATCCGTATCGAACGGGAATCCCGTGGCTGGTCGCTGAGTGAACTGGCAGAGCGGGCGGGGGCGTCACGGGCGATGATCCACAAAATCGAACGCGGTGAAAGCAGCCCCACGGCGTCAATGCTTGGGCGACTCTCCGGCGCATTTGGCATCAGCATGTCAACGCTGATCGCCCGTGCGGAGATGCAGGAAGGTAAGCTTTTGCGTTTGGCTAACCAGCCAGTGTGGCGCGACCCGCAGAGCCACTATCTGCGCCGCCACGTATCCCCGCGCAGTGACCTGCCCATCGATCTGGTGCAGATAGAACTCCCGGCAGGCAGCGATGTGCCGATGCCTGCGGCCTCTTATGCGCTGGCTCGCCAGCTTATCTGGCTGCAGCAGGGCGAACTGGTGTTTGTCGAAGGCAACACACGTCACGAGATGCAGGCGGGAGACTGCCTTGAGCTTGGGCCGCCTAACGATTGCCGCTTTATTAATGAATCTGCGCAAGCCTGCGTTTATCTGGTCATTCGACTCAATCAATCTGCCTCTTAG
- a CDS encoding GNAT family N-acetyltransferase → MTIRHASKDDCAAIAEIYNHAVVHTAAIWNDKTVDTDNRIAWFEARQFAGYPVLVSEENSVITGYSSFGDWRAFDGFRHTVEHSVYVHPDHQGKGLGRRLLVALIAEARRLNKHVMVAGIEAQNEASLHLHETLGFVTTGHMPQVGTKFGRWLDLTFMQLQLDDRRDPDGSA, encoded by the coding sequence ATGACCATCCGCCATGCCAGTAAAGACGATTGCGCCGCAATCGCTGAAATCTATAACCACGCGGTAGTGCATACCGCCGCTATCTGGAACGACAAAACCGTCGATACGGACAACCGTATTGCCTGGTTTGAAGCCCGCCAGTTTGCCGGTTACCCGGTACTGGTCAGCGAAGAAAATAGCGTCATCACTGGCTATTCCTCATTTGGTGACTGGCGCGCCTTCGACGGCTTTCGCCATACCGTCGAGCATTCCGTCTATGTTCACCCGGATCACCAGGGTAAAGGGTTGGGTCGCCGCCTGCTGGTTGCGTTAATCGCCGAGGCCAGGCGGTTGAATAAACACGTGATGGTTGCAGGTATCGAAGCGCAAAATGAGGCTTCTTTGCATCTGCATGAAACACTGGGGTTTGTCACCACCGGACACATGCCGCAGGTGGGCACGAAATTTGGTCGTTGGCTGGATCTGACGTTTATGCAATTACAGCTCGACGATCGTCGCGATCCGGACGGCAGCGCATGA
- a CDS encoding DMT family transporter: MNQTLTLACLIAAGVGLVLQNTLMVRITQSSSTILIAMLLNSLVGIVIFVTILMLRHGAAGFQELAVSVKWWTLIPGLLGSFFVFASISGYQNVGAATTIAVLIASQLVGGLVIDLIRAHDVPVRALIGPLCGAVMLVIGAWLVARRQF, translated from the coding sequence ATGAACCAGACGCTGACCCTGGCCTGTTTAATTGCCGCAGGGGTTGGGCTGGTGCTGCAAAACACGCTGATGGTGCGCATTACCCAGTCCTCGTCCACTATTCTTATCGCGATGCTGCTTAACTCGCTGGTGGGTATTGTTATTTTCGTGACGATACTGATGCTACGCCACGGCGCGGCGGGGTTTCAGGAGCTGGCGGTTAGCGTGAAATGGTGGACGTTAATTCCCGGTCTACTGGGATCGTTCTTTGTTTTTGCCAGCATTAGCGGCTACCAGAACGTCGGAGCGGCGACCACGATTGCGGTGCTGATTGCCAGTCAGTTGGTCGGCGGGCTGGTGATTGATCTAATCCGGGCGCACGACGTGCCGGTTCGCGCCCTGATTGGCCCGCTGTGCGGGGCAGTGATGCTGGTGATAGGCGCCTGGCTGGTAGCCAGACGCCAGTTTTAA
- a CDS encoding DUF2526 family protein, with protein MLHLDEVIARVDATIAEGVITHMNELLIALSDDAELGREERYTQQQRLRNAIAHHGRLQHEEQEARREQLTRGGEIH; from the coding sequence ATGCTACATCTGGATGAAGTGATCGCCCGCGTGGATGCCACGATTGCGGAAGGCGTGATTACCCATATGAATGAACTGCTGATCGCGCTGAGCGATGACGCTGAGCTGGGACGCGAAGAGCGCTATACCCAGCAGCAGCGCTTGCGTAATGCCATCGCTCATCATGGTCGCCTGCAGCATGAAGAGCAGGAAGCGCGCCGCGAGCAGTTAACCCGTGGCGGCGAAATTCATTAA
- a CDS encoding ABC transporter substrate-binding protein has protein sequence MSTGKTLLALALSALLPAGTALAAGSDTLVYCSEASPESFNPQIASSGPSFVASSQVLYNRLINFDPVKNTPIPSLATEWTVSPDGKTWTFTLRKGVQFNSNKYFKPTRDFNADDVLFSVLRQKDEKHPYHNVSQGNYEYFHDVGLDKLIKEVKKIDDYHIQFVLNEPNAAFLADWGMDFASILSAEYGDAMLKKGTPEYVDTWPIGTGPYALQQYKVDSLIRYIANPHYWDGEVPTKHLIFSITPNVETRLAKLQTNECQIIPAPSPVQFPVIKGNKDLALHSVEALNVGYLAFNTEKKPFDNVLVRQALNYATDKQAIVKAVFLDSGSVAKSPIPANMLGYKKDLPDYGYDPEKAKELLKQAGLEKGAEVTLWSMPVQRPYNPNSRRIAEMIQNDWSKVGIKAKIVTYEWGEYLAGMRKGEHDSALFGWMSDNGDPDNFAGTLLSCDNIKTGSNVARWCDKSYDALVKKAILVSDPQERAKLYGQAQEIFYQQAPWITLATGKTFYATRSNVSGYSVSLMGSDFSKVKLN, from the coding sequence ATGTCTACAGGGAAAACACTGCTTGCGCTGGCGCTAAGCGCGCTATTGCCAGCCGGTACTGCATTGGCGGCGGGGAGCGATACGCTGGTCTACTGTTCCGAAGCCTCGCCGGAATCTTTCAACCCGCAGATTGCCAGCTCAGGGCCGTCTTTTGTCGCCAGTTCGCAGGTGCTCTATAACCGCCTGATCAACTTTGACCCGGTAAAAAATACGCCAATTCCGTCACTGGCGACCGAATGGACCGTCTCCCCGGACGGCAAAACCTGGACTTTCACTCTGCGCAAGGGCGTACAGTTCAACAGCAACAAATACTTCAAGCCGACCCGCGATTTTAACGCCGATGATGTGCTGTTCTCGGTACTGCGTCAGAAGGATGAGAAACACCCGTACCACAATGTTTCACAAGGAAATTATGAATATTTCCACGACGTCGGGCTGGATAAGCTGATCAAAGAGGTCAAAAAGATCGATGACTATCACATTCAGTTCGTCCTGAACGAGCCGAATGCGGCGTTCCTCGCCGATTGGGGGATGGATTTTGCGTCGATTCTTTCTGCCGAATACGGCGATGCAATGCTGAAAAAAGGCACGCCGGAGTACGTCGATACCTGGCCTATCGGCACGGGACCTTACGCGCTGCAACAATATAAAGTGGACTCGCTGATTCGCTATATCGCTAACCCGCATTACTGGGATGGTGAAGTGCCGACCAAACATCTGATCTTCTCGATCACCCCGAACGTCGAGACACGTCTGGCGAAGCTGCAAACCAACGAATGCCAGATTATTCCTGCACCGTCGCCGGTACAGTTCCCGGTGATTAAAGGTAATAAAGACCTGGCCCTGCATTCGGTGGAAGCGCTTAACGTCGGCTATCTGGCGTTCAATACCGAGAAAAAACCGTTTGATAACGTGCTGGTGCGTCAGGCTTTAAACTACGCGACGGATAAACAAGCGATTGTTAAAGCGGTCTTCCTGGACTCCGGTAGCGTTGCGAAATCACCGATTCCGGCCAATATGCTCGGCTACAAGAAAGATCTACCGGATTATGGCTATGACCCTGAGAAGGCGAAAGAACTGCTCAAGCAGGCCGGACTGGAAAAGGGCGCGGAAGTGACCCTGTGGTCGATGCCGGTACAGCGTCCGTATAACCCTAATTCGCGGCGTATTGCGGAGATGATCCAGAACGACTGGAGCAAGGTTGGGATCAAAGCCAAAATTGTCACCTATGAATGGGGTGAATATCTTGCCGGAATGCGTAAAGGCGAGCACGACAGCGCGCTGTTTGGCTGGATGTCCGATAACGGCGATCCGGACAACTTCGCCGGAACCTTGCTAAGCTGCGACAACATTAAAACCGGCTCTAACGTCGCCCGCTGGTGCGATAAATCCTACGATGCGCTGGTGAAAAAGGCTATCCTGGTGAGCGACCCGCAGGAGCGCGCGAAGCTGTATGGTCAGGCGCAGGAGATTTTTTATCAGCAGGCCCCGTGGATAACTCTGGCGACCGGGAAAACCTTCTACGCGACGCGCAGCAACGTCAGTGGCTATAGCGTGAGCCTGATGGGCAGCGATTTTTCCAAAGTAAAACTGAATTAA
- a CDS encoding aldehyde dehydrogenase, which produces MTITCNLYTNGQWHDAEGHATFSRHSPVTEEIVSVASAATLTDARRCVESAASAFPQWRETAPVERRRLLLEAAEEMLRREAKFIAAMAAETGATAHWAGFNVHLAADILREAAALTTQIEGQVIPSNVPGNLAMGIRQGAGVVLGMAPWNAPLILATRAIATPLACGNTVILKGAELSPATQGLIIDALAAAGFPAGVVNYLTCAPADAPDLVESLIAHPAVRRVNFTGSTPVGRIIARTCGEHLKPAVLELGGKAPLLVLDDADLEQAAAGAVFGAFANAGQICMSTERIIIDNAVADEFVLLLAKRAAALPASLLGPVADMKTVTRCNTLIDDALAKGARLLTGGKASSTQMRPTLLDGVTREMRIWREESFGPVKAIIRVEDETQALAVANESEYGLSSAVYSRDSARAWNLAQNLQTGICHINGPTVHDEAQMPFGGCKSSGYGRFGGRAGIAEFTELRWITLQTRPRELPF; this is translated from the coding sequence ATGACAATAACCTGCAATCTGTACACCAACGGCCAATGGCACGATGCCGAAGGTCATGCCACGTTTAGCCGCCATAGCCCGGTGACGGAAGAGATCGTTTCTGTCGCCAGTGCTGCAACGTTGACCGACGCTCGTCGCTGCGTGGAGTCCGCGGCCAGCGCTTTTCCACAATGGCGTGAAACGGCCCCCGTAGAGAGGCGTCGTCTTCTTCTGGAAGCCGCCGAGGAAATGCTGCGCCGTGAGGCTAAATTTATTGCCGCCATGGCGGCGGAAACCGGTGCTACCGCCCACTGGGCCGGGTTTAACGTCCATCTCGCCGCTGATATTCTACGCGAAGCCGCCGCGTTGACGACGCAGATCGAAGGGCAGGTTATCCCATCTAACGTACCGGGAAATCTGGCGATGGGGATCCGCCAGGGCGCGGGGGTTGTGCTCGGCATGGCACCGTGGAACGCGCCGTTAATCCTCGCGACCCGCGCTATCGCCACGCCGTTGGCCTGCGGCAATACGGTTATCCTCAAAGGCGCAGAGCTGTCGCCTGCCACGCAAGGGCTGATTATTGATGCGCTGGCAGCAGCAGGTTTTCCCGCCGGGGTCGTCAACTATCTGACCTGTGCGCCCGCCGACGCACCTGATCTGGTGGAGTCGCTGATAGCGCATCCCGCCGTGCGCCGCGTTAACTTCACCGGTTCCACGCCGGTGGGAAGAATTATCGCCCGCACCTGCGGCGAACATCTGAAACCGGCGGTGCTTGAGCTTGGCGGCAAGGCTCCGCTGCTGGTGCTGGATGACGCCGACCTCGAACAAGCGGCAGCAGGCGCGGTTTTTGGCGCGTTCGCCAATGCCGGGCAAATTTGCATGTCGACCGAGCGAATCATCATTGATAATGCCGTCGCAGATGAGTTTGTTTTGCTGCTGGCCAAACGCGCGGCAGCCCTCCCCGCCAGCCTTCTCGGGCCGGTAGCGGATATGAAAACAGTCACCCGCTGCAATACGCTGATAGACGATGCGCTGGCGAAAGGCGCGCGTCTGTTAACCGGCGGCAAAGCCAGTTCGACGCAAATGCGCCCCACGCTGCTTGATGGGGTCACCCGGGAAATGCGCATCTGGCGTGAAGAGTCTTTCGGCCCGGTGAAAGCGATTATCCGGGTTGAAGATGAAACGCAAGCGCTGGCCGTTGCCAACGAAAGCGAATATGGCCTCTCGTCGGCGGTCTACAGCCGGGACAGCGCCCGGGCGTGGAACCTGGCGCAAAACCTGCAAACCGGCATTTGCCACATCAACGGCCCTACCGTGCATGATGAAGCGCAAATGCCGTTCGGCGGCTGCAAATCTTCCGGGTATGGCCGCTTTGGCGGGCGCGCGGGGATAGCCGAATTTACCGAGTTGCGCTGGATAACGCTGCAAACCCGCCCGCGCGAACTGCCATTTTAA